One part of the Synechococcales cyanobacterium T60_A2020_003 genome encodes these proteins:
- a CDS encoding tetratricopeptide repeat protein encodes MSRSSPQINTDRPLGGRYKIVGQLGAGGFGQTFIAEDVHLPGHPRCVIKQLKPQSTSSKALEMARRCFHTEAQVLYQLGIHEQIPRLLAHFEEDKEFYLAQEFIEGEPLTPELVSGRPWSEARAVRLLRDTLEVLAFVHQKQVIHRDLKPSNLIRRRLDHRLVLIDFGAVKQASTLADPETGVTDVTISIGTQGYMPSEQVAGKPRFSSDVYAVGILGIQALTGIHPRCLGEDERGEIAWWHRAEHVRPELAEILNQMVRYDFRDRYPTAVEALEALDALGVIEETGDPPCHDPILPDTIVQIRSGSGGTAANGDRHFNPDEWTAESDPVSTALWVPTTADLVPPPDGINRPVHPVHGALVGEQVDTTPRQESSAVKTIAFTPEQVLRSRPVLTVAAAAALTVGFALTITRPEWFVQLVQATPHQYAEIGLGSIEQPADQVTTAIDPPTPDEVASDLVREGDALMEQQAYEDALKVYSNATKVVSDFADAYIGRCRALNALGRPEEAIVSCNDALAYRPGDAHALLNKGNAFVQQGRLIEALKLYEDALYYDSTIVDAWVKRGATLQALGRSAEALSSIDQAIALNRDQPEAWSVRGFALWNLQRYEEAVVSMDKALQLNPNDQKVKDLRENARQLLGR; translated from the coding sequence ATGAGTCGCTCATCTCCTCAGATCAACACTGATAGACCACTGGGCGGACGCTACAAGATCGTTGGGCAACTGGGAGCAGGCGGTTTTGGTCAGACGTTCATTGCCGAGGATGTTCATTTGCCAGGGCATCCTCGTTGTGTCATCAAACAACTTAAGCCTCAGTCCACGAGCAGTAAGGCTCTGGAAATGGCAAGGCGCTGTTTCCATACGGAAGCGCAAGTTTTATACCAGTTGGGTATCCATGAGCAAATTCCGCGTTTGCTGGCTCACTTTGAGGAAGACAAAGAGTTTTACCTGGCTCAGGAATTTATTGAGGGCGAACCCTTAACGCCAGAACTGGTGAGTGGTAGGCCTTGGTCGGAGGCTCGTGCGGTTCGTTTGCTTAGGGACACGCTTGAGGTTCTGGCTTTTGTTCACCAGAAGCAGGTGATTCATCGGGATTTAAAGCCGTCAAATTTGATTCGACGCAGGTTAGATCATCGTCTGGTTTTGATTGACTTTGGCGCAGTGAAACAGGCAAGCACCCTTGCCGACCCAGAAACAGGCGTCACAGACGTTACGATTTCAATCGGGACTCAGGGATATATGCCGTCCGAGCAGGTTGCAGGGAAGCCACGGTTCAGCAGTGATGTCTACGCAGTGGGTATTTTAGGTATTCAAGCCTTAACAGGCATTCATCCGCGCTGTTTGGGAGAAGATGAGCGCGGCGAGATTGCCTGGTGGCATCGGGCTGAGCATGTGCGCCCAGAACTGGCCGAAATCCTAAATCAGATGGTGCGCTACGATTTTCGCGATCGCTACCCTACGGCGGTTGAAGCTCTAGAAGCCTTAGACGCCCTTGGCGTGATTGAAGAGACGGGCGACCCACCCTGTCATGATCCCATTTTGCCAGACACGATTGTGCAAATTCGGAGTGGTTCAGGTGGCACGGCAGCGAATGGCGATCGCCACTTTAATCCAGATGAATGGACGGCTGAGTCAGACCCGGTCTCAACTGCGCTTTGGGTTCCGACGACGGCTGACTTAGTGCCTCCGCCTGATGGCATCAACCGTCCTGTCCACCCTGTTCATGGGGCACTTGTAGGCGAGCAGGTTGATACCACGCCGCGACAGGAGTCCTCTGCGGTCAAAACCATTGCCTTTACCCCTGAACAGGTGTTGCGATCGCGGCCTGTGTTGACGGTAGCCGCCGCTGCGGCTCTGACGGTAGGCTTTGCTCTAACGATTACACGACCAGAATGGTTTGTGCAACTGGTGCAGGCGACTCCCCACCAGTACGCGGAGATCGGCTTAGGGAGCATTGAGCAACCTGCCGATCAAGTGACTACGGCGATTGATCCCCCGACACCAGACGAAGTTGCTTCTGACCTGGTACGCGAGGGCGACGCCCTGATGGAGCAACAAGCGTATGAGGATGCACTCAAGGTCTATAGCAATGCCACCAAAGTTGTGAGTGATTTTGCGGATGCCTACATTGGTCGGTGTCGGGCGTTAAATGCCCTGGGGCGTCCTGAAGAGGCTATTGTCTCGTGTAATGATGCGTTAGCGTATCGGCCCGGGGACGCCCACGCTCTCCTTAACAAAGGGAATGCCTTTGTGCAACAGGGCCGATTGATTGAAGCGTTGAAGCTGTATGAAGACGCGTTGTACTACGATTCGACAATCGTAGATGCTTGGGTAAAACGAGGGGCGACGCTGCAAGCCCTAGGGCGTTCAGCCGAAGCACTATCCTCGATTGATCAGGCGATCGCCCTAAACCGAGATCAGCCCGAAGCTTGGAGTGTCCGCGGTTTTGCCCTGTGGAATTTGCAGCGTTATGAAGAAGCGGTTGTCTCGATGGATAAAGCGCTCCAGCTTAACCCGAATGATCAAAAAGTCAAGGATTTGCGGGAAAATGCCCGCCAATTGCTGGGACGGTAG